A genomic window from Triticum urartu cultivar G1812 chromosome 7, Tu2.1, whole genome shotgun sequence includes:
- the LOC125520432 gene encoding uncharacterized protein LOC125520432 isoform X1 has translation MAAAGALVVYRAVFAALGCLMVGTLVYTCITDGSPFRAELLTPWMMTTLVDFYVNIAAISTWVVYKEGNWISSIFWVVLLVCFGSATTCAYIVSKLFEITSSGLSQNPLDLLLLRQDNLPERKCSFVVIGRTIFSILGILMAALVTYTVITDGLPFRKDLLTPWMAATLIDFYINVFAISVWVVHRESTWISAVIWICLLICFGSITTCGYIVVQLLQVSYQDPVYHLLLNSHSKYGVAPSQSENSLKGDMFLVHNNVPSVHKGATIKGIPE, from the exons ATGGCGGCGGCAGGTGCCCTGGTCGTGTACAGGGCGGTGTTCGCCGCGCTCGGCTGCCTCATGGTGGGCACCCTGGTGTACACCTGCATCACCGACGGCTCGCCGTTCCGCGCCGAGCTGCTGACACC GTGGATGATGACAACACTGGTTGATTTTTATGTAAATATAGCAGCGATTTCG ACTTGGGTCGTCTACAAGGAAGGAAATTGGATTAGTTCTATCTTCTGGGTAGTACTGTTGGTTTGTTTCGGCAG TGCCACTACATGTGCTTATATTGTTAGCAAGTTATTTGAGATAACATCTTCAGGGCTTTCCCAAAATCCGCTTGATCTTTTGTTGCTCAG GCAAGATAATCTACCCGAAAGGAAGTGTTCTTTTGTCGTCATCGGGAGAACTATTTTCAGCATTTTGGGCATACTCATGGCTGCACTTGTCACGTATACTGTCATTACAGATGGACTGCCTTTCAGGAAGGATTTGTTGACACC GTGGATGGCTGCAACCTTAATTGACTTCTATATAAATGTCTTTGCAATATCG GTATGGGTTGTTCACAGGGAGTCGACTTGGATCTCAGCAGTCATTTGGAtatgcttgttgatatgctttgGAAG CATCACGACTTGTGGGTACATTGTGGTTCAACTTCTACAAGTGTCATACCAGGACCCAGTCTACCATCTGCTACTGAATTCCCATAGCAAGTATGGAGTTGCACCCTCACA ATCTGAAAACTCATTGAAGGGGGATATGTTCTTGGTACACAATAATGTCCCCTCTGTTCATAAAGGTGCCACAATAAAGGGTATACCAGAGTAG
- the LOC125520432 gene encoding uncharacterized protein LOC125520432 isoform X3 — protein sequence MAAAGALVVYRAVFAALGCLMVGTLVYTCITDGSPFRAELLTPWMMTTLVDFYVNIAAISTWVVYKEGNWISSIFWVVLLVCFGSATTCAYIVSKLFEITSSGLSQNPLDLLLLRQDNLPERKCSFVVIGRTIFSILGILMAALVTYTVITDGLPFRKDLLTPWMAATLIDFYINVFAISVWVVHRESTWISAVIWICLLICFGSITTCGYIVVQLLQVSYQDPVYHLLLNSHSKYGVAPSQ from the exons ATGGCGGCGGCAGGTGCCCTGGTCGTGTACAGGGCGGTGTTCGCCGCGCTCGGCTGCCTCATGGTGGGCACCCTGGTGTACACCTGCATCACCGACGGCTCGCCGTTCCGCGCCGAGCTGCTGACACC GTGGATGATGACAACACTGGTTGATTTTTATGTAAATATAGCAGCGATTTCG ACTTGGGTCGTCTACAAGGAAGGAAATTGGATTAGTTCTATCTTCTGGGTAGTACTGTTGGTTTGTTTCGGCAG TGCCACTACATGTGCTTATATTGTTAGCAAGTTATTTGAGATAACATCTTCAGGGCTTTCCCAAAATCCGCTTGATCTTTTGTTGCTCAG GCAAGATAATCTACCCGAAAGGAAGTGTTCTTTTGTCGTCATCGGGAGAACTATTTTCAGCATTTTGGGCATACTCATGGCTGCACTTGTCACGTATACTGTCATTACAGATGGACTGCCTTTCAGGAAGGATTTGTTGACACC GTGGATGGCTGCAACCTTAATTGACTTCTATATAAATGTCTTTGCAATATCG GTATGGGTTGTTCACAGGGAGTCGACTTGGATCTCAGCAGTCATTTGGAtatgcttgttgatatgctttgGAAG CATCACGACTTGTGGGTACATTGTGGTTCAACTTCTACAAGTGTCATACCAGGACCCAGTCTACCATCTGCTACTGAATTCCCATAGCAAGTATGGAGTTGCACCCTCACAGTAA
- the LOC125520432 gene encoding uncharacterized protein LOC125520432 isoform X2 produces the protein MAAAGALVVYRAVFAALGCLMVGTLVYTCITDGSPFRAELLTPWMMTTLVDFYVNIAAISTWVVYKEGNWISSIFWVVLLVCFGSATTCAYIVSKLFEITSSGLSQNPLDLLLLRQDNLPERKCSFVVIGRTIFSILGILMAALVTYTVITDGLPFRKDLLTPWMAATLIDFYINVFAISVWVVHRESTWISAVIWICLLICFGSITTCGYIVVQLLQVSYQDPVYHLLLNSHSKYGVAPSQKI, from the exons ATGGCGGCGGCAGGTGCCCTGGTCGTGTACAGGGCGGTGTTCGCCGCGCTCGGCTGCCTCATGGTGGGCACCCTGGTGTACACCTGCATCACCGACGGCTCGCCGTTCCGCGCCGAGCTGCTGACACC GTGGATGATGACAACACTGGTTGATTTTTATGTAAATATAGCAGCGATTTCG ACTTGGGTCGTCTACAAGGAAGGAAATTGGATTAGTTCTATCTTCTGGGTAGTACTGTTGGTTTGTTTCGGCAG TGCCACTACATGTGCTTATATTGTTAGCAAGTTATTTGAGATAACATCTTCAGGGCTTTCCCAAAATCCGCTTGATCTTTTGTTGCTCAG GCAAGATAATCTACCCGAAAGGAAGTGTTCTTTTGTCGTCATCGGGAGAACTATTTTCAGCATTTTGGGCATACTCATGGCTGCACTTGTCACGTATACTGTCATTACAGATGGACTGCCTTTCAGGAAGGATTTGTTGACACC GTGGATGGCTGCAACCTTAATTGACTTCTATATAAATGTCTTTGCAATATCG GTATGGGTTGTTCACAGGGAGTCGACTTGGATCTCAGCAGTCATTTGGAtatgcttgttgatatgctttgGAAG CATCACGACTTGTGGGTACATTGTGGTTCAACTTCTACAAGTGTCATACCAGGACCCAGTCTACCATCTGCTACTGAATTCCCATAGCAAGTATGGAGTTGCACCCTCACA GAAGATCTGA
- the LOC125520432 gene encoding uncharacterized protein LOC125520432 isoform X4: MAAAGALVVYRAVFAALGCLMVGTLVYTCITDGSPFRAELLTPWMMTTLVDFYVNIAAISTWVVYKEGNWISSIFWVVLLVCFGSATTCAYIVSKLFEITSSGLSQNPLDLLLLRQDNLPERKCSFVVIGRTIFSILGILMAALVTYTVITDGLPFRKDLLTPWMAATLIDFYINVFAISVWVVHRESTWISAVIWICLLICFGSITTCGYIVVQLLQVSYQDPVYHLLLNSHSKKI, encoded by the exons ATGGCGGCGGCAGGTGCCCTGGTCGTGTACAGGGCGGTGTTCGCCGCGCTCGGCTGCCTCATGGTGGGCACCCTGGTGTACACCTGCATCACCGACGGCTCGCCGTTCCGCGCCGAGCTGCTGACACC GTGGATGATGACAACACTGGTTGATTTTTATGTAAATATAGCAGCGATTTCG ACTTGGGTCGTCTACAAGGAAGGAAATTGGATTAGTTCTATCTTCTGGGTAGTACTGTTGGTTTGTTTCGGCAG TGCCACTACATGTGCTTATATTGTTAGCAAGTTATTTGAGATAACATCTTCAGGGCTTTCCCAAAATCCGCTTGATCTTTTGTTGCTCAG GCAAGATAATCTACCCGAAAGGAAGTGTTCTTTTGTCGTCATCGGGAGAACTATTTTCAGCATTTTGGGCATACTCATGGCTGCACTTGTCACGTATACTGTCATTACAGATGGACTGCCTTTCAGGAAGGATTTGTTGACACC GTGGATGGCTGCAACCTTAATTGACTTCTATATAAATGTCTTTGCAATATCG GTATGGGTTGTTCACAGGGAGTCGACTTGGATCTCAGCAGTCATTTGGAtatgcttgttgatatgctttgGAAG CATCACGACTTGTGGGTACATTGTGGTTCAACTTCTACAAGTGTCATACCAGGACCCAGTCTACCATCTGCTACTGAATTCCCATAGCAA GAAGATCTGA